A window of Streptomyces sp. NBC_01224 genomic DNA:
CATGTCGGGCACCCGGGCGATGCCCGCGGCGAGCCGGGCGTTGGACGAGGGGCAGTGCGCCACGCCCGTTCCGGTGCGGGCGAAGGCGGCGATGTCGGAGTCGTTCATATGGACGCAGTGCGCCATCCATACGTCGTCGCCGAGCCAGCCGGTCGACTCGAAGTAGTCGGTCGGGCCCATCCCGAACAGCTCGTGGCAGAACTTCTCCTCCTCCACGGTCTCCGATCCGTGGGTGTGCATGCGCACCCCCTTGCGGCGGGCCAGCTCGGCGCCCTGTCGCAGCAGTTCGGTGGAGATGGAGAACGGGGAGCAGGGTGCGACGGCGACCTGGGTCATCGCGTCGAACGAGGCGTGGTGGTGGGCGTCGATGGTCGCCTCGGTGCCGGCCAGCGCGCCGTCGAGGGTCTCCACGGCGAAGTCCGGCGGCAGCCCGCCGTCCTTCACGCTGCGGTCCATGGAGCCGCGGGCGAGGGTGAACCGTACGCCCATGTCACGGGCGGCCCCGATGATGGCGCCGGACAGATCGCCGGTCCCCTGCGGGTAGACGTAGTGGTGGTCCATGGCGGTGGTGACGCCGCCGCGGGCCATCATGGCGAGCGAGCCCTGCGCGGCTGCGCGGACCATCGGCTCGTCGATGCGCGCCCACGTCGGGTACAGCGCGACCAGCCAGTCGAACAGGTTGTGGTCGGTGGCGAGGCCGCGGGTGATCCACTGGTAGAAGTGGTGGTGCGTGTTGATCAGGCCGGGGGTGACCAGATGCCCGGTGCCGTCGATACGGCGTACGACTTCCTCCAGGCCCTGGGGTGCCCGGCCCGCGCCGACGGATTCGATGCGATTGCCCGCGACGACGACATGGCCCGAGGCGTACTCGGTGTCGTCGGCGTCGACGGTCGCGATCGAACAGTTCTCGATGACGATGCGTTCCATGTGCTCAGGAGCTGCCGATGCTGCCATGGTGCTTCCTCATTCTTTTCCGGCGATGTGGGCACGGCAGGACCCTAGGAGGATTTGAGTGCCACAGCCGGGCGGCCGTGGGTGCCGAGATGGTGGAAGAACAGATTGAGCAGGACCGCGACGAGCGCTCCGGCGCTGATGCCGGAGCCCAGGACGGTCTGGGCCCAGGACGGGAATCCCGCGTAGAAGCCGGGCGCGGCGAGCGGGATGATGCCCGCGCCGAGCGCCACGGCGACCAGGATGATGTTGGAGCTGTCGTCGAGTCCGGCCTCGGAGAGCGTACGGATGCCACTCACCGCGATCGAGCCGAACAGGACGATGCCGGCGCCGCCGAGCACGGGCATCGGCACGAGGGAGACGACCGCGCCGAGCACCGGGAAGGCGCCCAGGACCAGCAACGCACCGCCTGCGGCCGCGACGACATAGCGGCTGCGCACCTTTGTCAGTGACACCACGCCGACGTTCTGCGCGAAGGCGCTCGTCGGGAAGCCGCCGAAGACCGGGCCGAGCAGGGTGGCGATGCCGTCGGTACGCAGTCCTCGGGTGATGGTCCGGCCGTCGGTGCGCCGGCCGCAGATCTCGCCGAGCGCCAGCATTCCGGCGGAGGACTCGGTCATCAGGACGAGCATGACGATGCAGAGCGAGAGGATCGCGGCGGGCCGGAACTCGGGGGCGCCGAAGGCGAAGGGGGTGGGCAGGGCGGCGACCGGTGCGGACTTCAGCGCGGTGAAGTCGGCCAGTCCGAACGGGATCGCGGCCAGAGTGCCGATCAACATGCCCATCAGCAGGGCGACTTGCTTGAGGAAACCGCGTCCGAACCGCTGGATCAGCAGAATGACGACGAGCGTGAAGGCGGCCAGCGCGAGGTACTTCATCGCGCCGAAGTCAGCGGCGCTCTTGTCGCCGCCCTGCGCCCAGGAGACCGGGACGGGCATCAGGGTGACGCCGATGAGGGTGATGACGACGCCGGTGACCAGCGGCGGGAAGAATCGGAGCAGCCGGCCGAAGAACGGTCCGACGGCCAGGCAGAAGACTCCGGCCACGATCACCGCCCCGTAGATCGCTGGGAGTTGGTGGCCGGGCGCGGTGGTCTCGGCGATGGCGAGCATCGGGGCGATTCCGGCGGAGGAGGCGGCGTTGACGAACGGCAGCCGGTTCCCGGCGAAGCCGCCGACGCCCAGGGTCTGCAGGACGGTGGCGCAGCCGGCGATCAGGAGACTCGCCGCGATCAGCCGGGTCATGCCCGCCGGATCGAGGCCGACGGCCTGGCCGACAATGAGCGGAGGGGTGACGACGCCCGCGTACATGGCGGCGATGTGCTGGAGCGCGGCGGGGACGAGCCGCGAGGGGCGGAGCTTTTCGTCCACCGGGTGGACCGAGGTCTCCGGCGGGGTGGGACACGGGCCTTCTGCTTCTGTCGGCCCAAGTACAGGCTGTGTCATGGAAGTTCCCTCCGGTCCGGCCGGACCCCGCCCGGCTGTGTGCGGGCGGGGACCGGATCGGCGCCGCGTCAGAGGTTGGTCATGTCGACCGGAATCTGCGGCTCGACTCCGTCCCGCAGCACGGTGGCCTCGATCAGGCCGTACGGGCGGTCCGCCGCGAAGTAGACAGCGCTGTCATCGGTATCGTTCTTGAGGCCGAACGGCTCCAGGTCCACCAAGAAGTGATGCTTGTTCGGCAGCGAGAAGCGGATCTCGTCGACCTCGCTGCGGCTGTTGATGATGCGCGAGCCCATCTGGTACAGGGTCTGCTGCAAAGAGAGCGAGTACGTCTCGGCGAAGGCCTGGAGCATGTGCTTGCGCGTCTGCTCGTAGGACTTCTCCCAGTTCGGCATCCGCACGTCGTCACTGGTCCAGTTGTACCGCCACTTGGCGGAGACCTCGGTCGCGAGAATGCGGTCGTACGCCTCCTTGAGCGTCGTGTACTTGTCCTTGACATAGCCCCAGAACTCGGAGTTGGTGGAGTTCATCACCACGAGGTCCTTGAGCCCCGAGATGATCTGCCACTTCTCTCCGTCGAACGTGATCTGGGTGGTGCGCGTCTCCTGGCCCTTGCGTACGAAGGAGTGCTTGACCTCGTCGGCGCCGATGAACTGTGAGTTGGCGTCCGAGGTGGCGATGCGCTCCCAGGCGTACTCCTCGATCCGGATCCTGGCCGTCCTGATCGGCTCCTGCGACGTCACGAAGTGGCGGGCGAGGTGAATGCCGAACTGTTCGGCCGACTCGATGCCGTGTTCCTTGG
This region includes:
- the pucL gene encoding factor-independent urate hydroxylase, which produces MTADSHRPRPVILGQNQYGKAENRVVRITRDGDTHHIKDLNVSVALSGDMEDVHYSGSNAHVLPTDTTKNTVYAFAKEHGIESAEQFGIHLARHFVTSQEPIRTARIRIEEYAWERIATSDANSQFIGADEVKHSFVRKGQETRTTQITFDGEKWQIISGLKDLVVMNSTNSEFWGYVKDKYTTLKEAYDRILATEVSAKWRYNWTSDDVRMPNWEKSYEQTRKHMLQAFAETYSLSLQQTLYQMGSRIINSRSEVDEIRFSLPNKHHFLVDLEPFGLKNDTDDSAVYFAADRPYGLIEATVLRDGVEPQIPVDMTNL
- a CDS encoding nucleobase:cation symporter-2 family protein → MTQPVLGPTEAEGPCPTPPETSVHPVDEKLRPSRLVPAALQHIAAMYAGVVTPPLIVGQAVGLDPAGMTRLIAASLLIAGCATVLQTLGVGGFAGNRLPFVNAASSAGIAPMLAIAETTAPGHQLPAIYGAVIVAGVFCLAVGPFFGRLLRFFPPLVTGVVITLIGVTLMPVPVSWAQGGDKSAADFGAMKYLALAAFTLVVILLIQRFGRGFLKQVALLMGMLIGTLAAIPFGLADFTALKSAPVAALPTPFAFGAPEFRPAAILSLCIVMLVLMTESSAGMLALGEICGRRTDGRTITRGLRTDGIATLLGPVFGGFPTSAFAQNVGVVSLTKVRSRYVVAAAGGALLVLGAFPVLGAVVSLVPMPVLGGAGIVLFGSIAVSGIRTLSEAGLDDSSNIILVAVALGAGIIPLAAPGFYAGFPSWAQTVLGSGISAGALVAVLLNLFFHHLGTHGRPAVALKSS
- a CDS encoding 8-oxoguanine deaminase, translated to MAASAAPEHMERIVIENCSIATVDADDTEYASGHVVVAGNRIESVGAGRAPQGLEEVVRRIDGTGHLVTPGLINTHHHFYQWITRGLATDHNLFDWLVALYPTWARIDEPMVRAAAQGSLAMMARGGVTTAMDHHYVYPQGTGDLSGAIIGAARDMGVRFTLARGSMDRSVKDGGLPPDFAVETLDGALAGTEATIDAHHHASFDAMTQVAVAPCSPFSISTELLRQGAELARRKGVRMHTHGSETVEEEKFCHELFGMGPTDYFESTGWLGDDVWMAHCVHMNDSDIAAFARTGTGVAHCPSSNARLAAGIARVPDMLAAGVPVGLGVDGTASNESGELHTELRNALLINRLGAHREKALNARQALRLGTYGGAQVLGRADQIGSLEPGKLADLVLWKLDTLAHASIADPVTALVFGAAAPVTLSLVNGKPVVEGNHLITADEDAIARATRDEARRLAQIAAGA